The Verrucomicrobium spinosum DSM 4136 = JCM 18804 genome includes a region encoding these proteins:
- the yidC gene encoding membrane protein insertase YidC: MDRKAWIVVTLCAIGMAFNFWWTAKHPPVPVPQPPPASAAPAPAADPAQAVATNPGGLANPATPAAPGAAAPVAEEKIELKNASAIYTFTNVGGGIASVVMLDTKDHIRLNQHGKAAIGALGTAAKAYQDLTYHVVEKTDKRVVFEALSPEQVLVRKEYSFSEGSGSSDHLVELKVTIKNQSSAKLVRDSYYLYTGAASSLRPDEIEAPAFVWNDAGDASSFATGSFRDGAGFLGFGGPVVELQKNFQHLRWGGVMSRFYTTLISTKTDIPAKTWATRFLIDHSNDEFKDHKKALQDYAIHGGVGLPTIELEPNASTSVDYRIYIGAKIFHDLKKIDVAEGQPNRQMQYVMFYGWFTFVSRGLVFLLRWFHDLTGNWGVAIVLLTITVRSLLWPVQARSNATMKRMGLLAPKIKELQEKHKDDPQKVNTEMMRMYREYGVNPLGGCLPLLVQIPIFFGFYSVLRYAAELRGQPFFGWIQDLSLPDTVTTLHLLGYHLPLNPLPLLMGLTMFLQMKLTPQPASADKTQQRIFMLMPFMFLFFCYSFASALALYWTVQNIYSIFQAQVSRLWQKDPVLEKKAVIDVKPASGSGQPGKDKKDKASIPRLGGGGSKSRKPKA, from the coding sequence ATGGATCGTAAAGCTTGGATTGTCGTCACCCTCTGTGCCATAGGCATGGCGTTCAACTTCTGGTGGACTGCGAAGCATCCGCCGGTGCCGGTACCGCAACCGCCGCCCGCATCTGCTGCCCCGGCCCCCGCTGCGGATCCCGCCCAGGCAGTCGCCACCAATCCCGGCGGCCTGGCCAATCCTGCGACTCCCGCGGCACCTGGTGCGGCCGCGCCTGTGGCCGAGGAGAAGATTGAGCTGAAGAATGCCAGCGCGATCTACACCTTCACCAACGTGGGTGGCGGGATCGCCTCCGTGGTGATGCTGGACACCAAGGATCACATCAGGCTCAACCAGCACGGGAAGGCGGCCATTGGCGCCCTCGGTACGGCTGCCAAAGCCTATCAGGATCTCACCTACCACGTTGTCGAGAAGACGGACAAGCGTGTCGTGTTCGAGGCGCTCTCCCCCGAGCAGGTGCTGGTGCGCAAGGAGTACAGCTTCTCAGAGGGATCTGGCAGCAGCGACCACCTCGTGGAGTTGAAGGTCACCATCAAGAACCAGTCCAGCGCAAAGCTGGTGCGTGACAGTTATTACCTCTATACCGGTGCCGCCTCCTCCCTCCGGCCGGATGAAATCGAGGCACCCGCCTTTGTGTGGAATGACGCCGGCGACGCGAGCAGCTTTGCCACGGGCAGCTTTCGTGACGGTGCCGGATTTCTCGGTTTTGGGGGTCCAGTGGTGGAACTGCAGAAGAACTTCCAGCACCTCCGCTGGGGTGGGGTGATGAGCCGCTTTTACACCACGCTCATCAGCACCAAGACGGATATCCCGGCCAAGACCTGGGCCACCCGTTTCCTCATTGATCACTCCAATGACGAGTTCAAGGATCACAAAAAGGCGCTTCAAGATTATGCCATCCACGGCGGCGTGGGCCTTCCCACCATCGAGCTGGAGCCCAATGCCAGCACCTCGGTGGACTACCGCATCTACATCGGGGCGAAGATCTTCCACGATCTGAAGAAGATCGACGTGGCCGAAGGCCAGCCGAACCGCCAGATGCAGTACGTCATGTTCTATGGCTGGTTCACTTTTGTGAGCCGCGGGCTGGTTTTCCTGCTGCGCTGGTTCCACGATCTGACGGGCAACTGGGGTGTCGCCATCGTGTTGTTAACCATCACGGTCCGCAGTCTTCTGTGGCCGGTGCAGGCCCGTTCGAACGCCACCATGAAGCGCATGGGGTTGCTGGCACCGAAGATCAAGGAACTACAGGAGAAGCACAAGGACGACCCGCAAAAGGTCAACACAGAGATGATGCGCATGTACCGCGAGTATGGGGTGAACCCGCTCGGGGGCTGTCTGCCGCTGCTCGTCCAGATTCCCATCTTCTTTGGCTTCTACTCGGTGCTCCGTTATGCGGCAGAGCTTCGCGGTCAGCCCTTCTTTGGCTGGATCCAGGATCTTTCCCTCCCGGACACGGTGACCACCCTCCACCTGCTGGGCTACCACCTTCCGTTGAACCCGCTGCCGCTGCTCATGGGGTTGACGATGTTCCTCCAGATGAAGCTCACGCCGCAGCCGGCGTCGGCTGACAAGACGCAGCAGCGCATCTTCATGTTGATGCCGTTCATGTTCCTGTTTTTCTGCTACTCGTTCGCCTCGGCGCTGGCGCTGTACTGGACGGTGCAGAACATCTACAGCATCTTTCAGGCTCAGGTGAGCCGCCTGTGGCAGAAGGATCCCGTGCTCGAAAAAAAAGCGGTGATTGACGTGAAGCCCGCCTCTGGTTCGGGTCAACCTGGCAAGGACAAGAAAGACAAGGCTTCCATCCCGCGTCTGGGTGGGGGAGGCTCCAAGTCCAGGAAGCCCAAAGCATGA
- a CDS encoding protein jag, whose translation MTLPPLEHARQILDTLLGYLGFVVRIEEEEGAEGPTLQIFTEEADALVGHRGEVLDDIQYLVNRILQRRDSAAPRVRVDVEYFRTMREDRMLEKVKELAERVRLTGQPAVLNPMNSYYRRLVHNIFVNDPLVQSESGSGDERFKRITLKRRQSSGGGSGPA comes from the coding sequence ATGACCCTGCCGCCGCTCGAGCACGCCCGCCAGATCCTGGATACCCTGCTGGGGTATCTGGGGTTCGTGGTGCGGATCGAGGAGGAGGAAGGAGCTGAGGGGCCGACCCTGCAAATTTTTACTGAAGAGGCGGACGCTCTTGTGGGGCACCGTGGCGAGGTGTTGGATGACATTCAATACCTCGTAAACCGCATCTTGCAGCGGCGGGATTCCGCCGCGCCCCGGGTGCGGGTGGATGTGGAGTACTTCCGGACCATGCGTGAGGATCGCATGCTCGAGAAGGTGAAAGAGCTGGCCGAGCGCGTCCGGCTGACCGGCCAGCCTGCGGTGCTCAACCCCATGAACAGCTACTATCGCCGGTTGGTGCACAATATCTTTGTGAACGACCCGCTGGTACAGAGTGAAAGTGGGTCGGGGGATGAGCGCTTCAAGCGCATCACCCTGAAGCGTCGTCAGTCTTCAGGGGGGGGCTCCGGCCCGGCGTAG
- a CDS encoding DNA-directed RNA polymerase subunit omega, producing the protein MRSDLVDKAAQIINDPPVLINMVSKRVRQLNQGRPALVERRPGMREADIALQEIIEGKIKREDIEEIPV; encoded by the coding sequence ATGAGATCTGACCTCGTCGACAAAGCCGCTCAAATCATCAACGATCCCCCGGTGCTCATCAATATGGTGTCCAAGCGGGTGCGCCAGTTGAATCAGGGTCGCCCTGCCTTGGTGGAACGCCGTCCCGGCATGAGGGAGGCAGATATCGCTCTTCAAGAGATCATTGAAGGCAAGATCAAGCGCGAAGACATCGAAGAAATTCCGGTCTGA
- the smpB gene encoding SsrA-binding protein SmpB — protein sequence MSDITINRKAPRDYHILERYEAGVQLKGTEIKSLRQGHITLSDAFARVERGEVFLYGCDIKPYDKASHEQHEAKRSRRLLLHKNEIFKLYGASQQKGLTIVALRAYWKNKKVKIEIAVGRGKDQRDQRHDLKEKVENREAQREMARFNERGGKAKGKAS from the coding sequence ATGAGTGACATCACCATCAACCGCAAGGCTCCCCGGGACTATCACATCCTGGAACGGTATGAGGCGGGAGTCCAACTCAAGGGCACAGAGATCAAATCCCTCCGTCAGGGGCACATCACGCTGAGTGATGCCTTTGCCCGTGTGGAACGTGGGGAGGTGTTCCTCTACGGTTGCGACATCAAACCGTATGACAAGGCCAGCCATGAGCAGCATGAGGCCAAACGCAGTCGGCGTCTGCTTCTGCACAAGAACGAGATCTTCAAGCTCTACGGTGCCAGCCAGCAGAAGGGGCTCACCATCGTAGCCCTGCGTGCCTACTGGAAAAACAAAAAGGTGAAGATCGAGATCGCGGTCGGCCGTGGCAAGGACCAACGAGACCAGCGCCACGACCTGAAGGAAAAGGTGGAGAACCGCGAGGCCCAGCGTGAGATGGCCCGCTTCAACGAACGGGGTGGCAAGGCCAAGGGCAAAGCCTCCTGA